From Carya illinoinensis cultivar Pawnee chromosome 5, C.illinoinensisPawnee_v1, whole genome shotgun sequence, one genomic window encodes:
- the LOC122310539 gene encoding CASP-like protein 5C1 isoform X2, whose product MMTKNVGKQCTPVTSYLVTIMSLVIPWSLTLALVDGYSVLVKCPVRQPGILLIIVFGDWVLSILTLAAACSTVSVVDLLLHFNGSYCPPKFCSRYQISAAMAFLSWFMSLASALFNLWLLPSL is encoded by the exons ATGATGACCAAGAACGTGGGCAAACAGTGCACACCAGTCACCAG CTACCTGGTGACAATAATGAGTTTGGTTATACCTTGGAGTTTGACTCTGGCCCTGGTGGATGGCTACTCTGTTCTGGTTAAATGCCCCGTTCGGCAGCCAGGAATACTGCTGATCATTGTCTTCGGAGATTGG GTGTTATCCATTCTCACACTGGCTGCAGCTTGCTCAACAGTTAGTGTTGTGGACCTTCTGCTCCACTTTAATGGGTCATATTGCCCTCCCAAGTTCTGCAGCAGATATCAGATATCAGCTGCCATGGCTTTCTTGTCATGGTTTATGTCTTTGGCTTCAGCTCTATTCAATCTATGGTTACTCCCCTCCTTGTGA
- the LOC122310537 gene encoding allene oxide synthase 3-like — MASSISSSSPSNYDQLDESPTTRLLPLKPIPGRYGLPILGAIRDRYDYFYRQGRDNFFRTRMQKLKSTVFRTNMPPGPFIASNPKVIALLDAISFPVLFDTSKVEKLNVLDGTYMPSTSFTGGYRVCAYLDPSEPGHPAIKRWFFSLLAARHNKFIPLLRNCLSELFINLEEKVSDKAAGGKADFNTLSDTMSFNFVFRLFCNRSPSDTKLGPDDGPKLFDLWLFFQLAPLITLGFPKWFNLLEDLLLHTIPLPAFLVKSSYKKLYDAFYESTGPILDEAVKGFGISKDKACHNLVFMAGFNAYGGSKTLFPALIKWVGSAGEKLHRQLADEIRTIVRDEGGVTLSALEKMSLTKSVVYEALRIEPPVPFQYGKAKEDMVVHSHDASFEIKKGEMIFGYQPFATKDPRIFDDPEEFVSHRFVGDGEKLLKYVFWSNGREIDDPTAENKQCPGKDLVVLMSRVMLVDLFLRYDTFTIEAGTLLLGSSVTFTSLTKASSIN, encoded by the coding sequence ATGGCTTCAAGCATTTCTTCATCATCTCCCTCCAATTATGATCAGCTTGATGAATCTCCCACGACAAGATTACTCCCGTTAAAGCCCATCCCCGGCCGCTATGGCCTTCCCATTCTTGGAGCTATCAGGGACCGCTATGACTACTTTTACCGCCAAGGTCGGGACAACTTCTTCCGAACCCGAATGCAAAAACTCAAATCCACAGTGTTTCGAACCAACATGCCTCCCGGACCCTTCATTGCTTCCAACCCTAAAGTCATAGCTCTCCTTGATGCCATTAGCTTTCCTGTCCTCTTTGACACCTCCAAAGTTGAAAAGCTGAACGTTCTTGACGGAACTTACATGCCCTCCACCTCCTTCACCGGCGGCTACCGTGTTTGTGCTTATCTCGACCCCTCCGAACCCGGCCACCCTGCTATCAAGCGTTGGTTTTTCTCCCTTCTCGCTGCTCGCCACAATAAATTCATCCCTCTTTTACGAAATTGCTTGTCAGAGCTTTTCATCAACCTCGAAGAAAAAGTATCGGACAAAGCAGCTGGCGGCAAGGCGGACTTCAACACTCTTAGTGACACCATGTCTTTCAACTTCGTGTTTAGGCTCTTCTGTAATCGAAGCCCTTCAGATACAAAGCTCGGACCAGATGACGGACCCAAGTTGTTTGATTTGTGGTTGTTTTTTCAACTTGCACCATTGATCACACTAGGTTTTCCAAAATGGTTTAACTTGCTCGAAGATTTATTGTTGCATACGATTCCGCTACCGGCATTTCTCGTTAAATCCAGCTACAAGAAGCTGTACGATGCTTTCTACGAGTCGACTGGGCCGATTTTGGATGAAGCAGTAAAGGGTTTTGGGATAAGTAAAGATAAAGCTTGCCATAACCTAGTTTTCATGGCGGGTTTCAATGCTTACGGCGGATCGAAGACCTTGTTCCCTGCATTGATCAAGTGGGTCGGATCGGCAGGAGAGAAATTGCACCGCCAGTTGGCTGATGAAATCAGGACCATCGTTAGGGACGAAGGTGGGGTCACTTTATCGGCGTTGGAAAAGATGTCTCTCACCAAATCAGTGGTATACGAAGCATTGAGGATTGAACCTCCTGTTCCGTTCCAATACGGTAAGGCAAAGGAGGATATGGTGGTCCACAGCCACGATGCTTCTTTTGAGATCAAGAAGGGAGAGATGATCTTCGGATATCAGCCATTCGCCACAAAAGATCCCAGGATTTTTGATGATCCGGAGGAGTTTGTGAGCCATAGGTTTGTAGGTGATGGAGAGAAGTTATTGAAGTACGTTTTCTGGTCAAACGGGCGTGAGATTGATGATCCAACGGCAGAGAACAAGCAGTGCCCGGGGAAGGATCTGGTGGTTCTAATGTCTAGGGTAATGCTGGTGGACCTTTTCCTTCGTTACGACACGTTCACGATCGAGGCCGGAACTTTGCTTCTGGGGTCATCGGTGACGTTCACGTCGTTGACCAAGGCAAGCAGCATTAATTGA
- the LOC122310535 gene encoding proteasome assembly chaperone 2 yields MEFIVEEGKHLHEECPTIVLPALSIGNVGQLAVDLLVSSTRAGRIGFLDDPNVLPCVGNDAYGPVPQGELALPLEAYDLSSNGLTLLQQRSPVVKGKMVEFAKNLADFAAASGKKDVLVLSSLDFARWRNIDMSSGLQMYYLSSTNTDGTDDHCEQLNWKRLQEYNPDQRGWKYLSTLAEGNATQEDNFPFEDELEEEDYYPSLPFAALFSCFKARGLKVTCLLCYCSEGDNIPDAFHLAEAATKLLGLSPSNFHGNEGGKWLVPFSWNTVYGPPPDMSIF; encoded by the exons ATGGAATTTATTGTTGAAGAGGGCAAGCATCTTCACGAGGAGTGCCCCACTATTGTCTTG CCCGCGTTGTCGATTGGAAATGTGGGGCAGCTGGCAGTGGACCTTTTGGTATCATCAACGAGAGCGGGGAGAATTGGGTTCTTGGATGATCCTAACGTTCTTCCCTGTGTAGGGAACGACGCGTATGGGCCGGTTCCCCAAGGCGAGCTCGCTCTTCCTCTTGAAG CTTATGATTTATCATCTAATGGATTGACTCTTCTCCAACAAAGATCACCCGTTGTTAAG GGGAAGATGGTTGAATTCGCAAAAAATTTGGCTGATTTTGCTGCTGCTAGTGGAAAGAAGGATGTTCTTGTGCTCTCTAGCTTAGACTTTGCAAGGTGGCGAAATATTGATATGTCAAG TGGTTTGCAGATGTACTACTTGTCTAGTACCAATACTGATGGAACAGATGATCACTGTGAGCAACTCAATTGGAAAAGACTGCAGGAATACAACCCTGACCAGAGGGGTTGGAAATATCTCAGCACTTTAGCTGAAGGAAATGCCACACAGGAAGACAACTTTCCTTTTGAAGACGagctagaagaagaagattacTACCCAAGCTTGCCCTTCGCTGCActcttttcttgttttaag GCCAGAGGTTTGAAAGTCACCTGCTTATTATGTTACTGCTCAGAAGGAGACAACATACCAGATGCTTTTCATTTGGCCGAGGCCGCAACCAAACTTCTCGGGCTGAGTCCCAGTAATTTCCATG GCAATGAAGGTGGTAAATGgctcgtaccattttcttggaATACTGTGTATGGACCGCCCCCAGATATGTCCATCTTTTAG
- the LOC122310539 gene encoding CASP-like protein 5C1 isoform X1 produces the protein MDEVPGSVGTSASFSLRLGQTLFASASLLFMSLGVDFYSYTAFCYLVTIMSLVIPWSLTLALVDGYSVLVKCPVRQPGILLIIVFGDWVLSILTLAAACSTVSVVDLLLHFNGSYCPPKFCSRYQISAAMAFLSWFMSLASALFNLWLLPSL, from the exons ATGGATGAGGTACCTGGCTCAGTGGGGACCAGCGCCAGCTTCTCTTTGAGATTGGGCCAGACCCTCTTTGCCTCTGCCTCTCTTCTTTTCATGTCTTTGGGTGTTGATTTCTACAGCTACACTGCTTTCTG CTACCTGGTGACAATAATGAGTTTGGTTATACCTTGGAGTTTGACTCTGGCCCTGGTGGATGGCTACTCTGTTCTGGTTAAATGCCCCGTTCGGCAGCCAGGAATACTGCTGATCATTGTCTTCGGAGATTGG GTGTTATCCATTCTCACACTGGCTGCAGCTTGCTCAACAGTTAGTGTTGTGGACCTTCTGCTCCACTTTAATGGGTCATATTGCCCTCCCAAGTTCTGCAGCAGATATCAGATATCAGCTGCCATGGCTTTCTTGTCATGGTTTATGTCTTTGGCTTCAGCTCTATTCAATCTATGGTTACTCCCCTCCTTGTGA
- the LOC122310538 gene encoding cold-regulated 413 plasma membrane protein 2-like, producing the protein MGKKGFIRMKTDRVDASELISSDLKQLGYTAKKLATDAIKLGSLGFGTTFLEWVASFSAIYLLILDRTNWKTNILTSLLIPYIFLSLPSLLFNIFRGEIGKWIAFIAVVLRLFFPRRCPDWLELPGALILLIVVAPSLIADTVKDDWIGVVICLAIACYLLQEHIRASGGFRNSFTRANGISNTVGLILLLVYPVWALVLDFI; encoded by the exons ATGGGGAAAAAGGGCTTCATAAGAATGAAAACGGATCGAGTAGATGCGAGTGAGCTGATAAGCTCTGATCTGAAACAGCTTGGATACACCGCCAAAAAGCTCGCTACCGATGCCATCAAGCTCGGCAGCCTAGGCTTCGGCACCACCTTCCTCGAATGGGTTGCTTCTTTCTCTGCAAT TTACTTGTTGATTCTGGATCGAACAAATTGGAAAACAAACATCCTTACATCTCTGCTAATCCCATACATCTTCTTGAGTCTTCCTTCACTGCTGTTCAACATCTTCAG GGGAGAGATTGGTAAATGGATTGCCTTCATTGCTGTTGTGTTGCGCCTTTTCTTCCCACGCCGTTGCCCAG ATTGGCTGGAACTTCCAGGGGCTTTGATACTTTTGATCGTCGTGGCTCCTAGTTTAATTGCAGACACTGTAAAGGACGACTGGATTGGGGTGGTGATATGTCTTGCAATAGCATGCTATTTGCTGCAAGAACACATCCGCGCATCGGGTGGTTTCAGGAATTCTTTCACAAGAGCCAATGGCATCTCAAACACAGTGGGGTTAATCCTTCTGCTGGTCTATCCGGTCTGGGCACTTGTACTTGACTTCATATAG
- the LOC122310541 gene encoding pentatricopeptide repeat-containing protein At2g15980 has product MASSVLKRILFLNPEHKSLSFGSSSSPSSPSDQSRSLIETVVSILTQQRSKSRWSHLHSLYPDGFHPNDFSQITLLLKNNPHLALRFFLWTQHKSLCNHNLLSYSTIIHILARGRLKSRAQVLIRTAIRVFTEDNQVPNPLKVFESLVKTYTSCGSAPFVFDLLVQACLETKKIDPANEIVRMLRSRGINPKVSTLNFLISRVSSCRGGNAGYEVYREVFGLGGEENEVKAKRTFRVRPNVHTFNALMVGFYQDGLVEMVEMIWNEMARYDCVPNGYSYGLLIAAYCDEGRMGKAEELWEGMKVKEVEADVVGYNTMIGGFCKIGEIEKAEEIFKEMGLNGLDGSCATSEHLVNGYCGVGDVDSALLVYEDMCRKGFRPEASTFDVMIGGLCVNGRVDEALEILRDGVEHFGLVAKGKSYETLIKGLCEDGKMEEAFKLQAEMVGKGFQPNLEVYGAFIYGYIKSGNEGMAEVLRKEMLEMQMQEREI; this is encoded by the coding sequence ATGGCGAGTTCAGTACTGAAACGCATTCTCTTCTTAAACCCCGAACACAAATCCCTCTCCTTCGGCTCCTCGTCCTCCCCCTCGTCACCCTCCGATCAGTCCAGATCTCTAATAGAAACCGTTGTTTCGATCCTCACCCAGCAGCGCTCGAAGTCCCGGTGGAGCCACCTCCACTCTCTCTACCCCGACGGCTTCCATCCAAATGACTTTTCTCAAATAACGCTCCTCCTCAAGAACAATCCCCACCTTGCCCTCCGCTTCTTCCTCTGGACCCAACACAAGTCCCTCTGCAACCACAACCTCCTCAGCTACTCCACCATCATCCACATCCTTGCCCGGGGCCGCCTCAAATCGCGAGCCCAAGTCCTCATTCGGACCGCAATTCGTGTGTTCACAGAAGATAACCAGGTACCGAATCCACTGAAGGTGTTTGAGAGCCTTGTTAAGACTTATACATCATGTGGGTCTGCTCCGTTTGTGTTCGATTTGCTGGTTCAAGCTTGTTTGGAGACGAAAAAGATCGACCCGGCCAATGAGATTGTGAGGATGTTAAGGTCTCGTGGGATAAATCCGAAAGTTAGTACCTTGAATTTCTTGATTTCGCGTGTCTCGAGTTGTCGAGGAGGGAACGCCGGGTACGAGGTTTATAGGGAGGTTTTTGGGTTAGGGGGCGAAGAAAATGAGGTAAAGGCGAAACGGACTTTTAGAGTTAGGCCAAATGTTCATACTTTTAATGCGTTAATGGTGGGTTTTTATCAGGATGGTTTGGTTGAGATGGTGGAGATGATTTGGAACGAAATGGCGAGATATGACTGTGTTCCAAATGGTTATAGTTATGGCCTTTTGATCGCAGCCTATTGCGACGAAGGGAGGATGGGAAAGGCTGAGGAATTGTGGGAGGGGATGAAAGTTAAGGAAGTGGAGGCTGATGTTGTCGGTTATAATACTATGATTGGTGGGTTTTGTAAGATTGGAGAGATTGAGAAAGCTGAGGAGATTTTTAAAGAGATGGGATTGAATGGGTTGGATGGTAGCTGTGCAACTTCTGAGCATCTTGTCAATGGGTATTGTGGTGTTGGGGATGTCGATTCTGCACTGCTTGTCTATGAGGATATGTGTAGAAAGGGTTTTAGGCCGGAGGCTTCAACGTTTGATGTGATGATTGGAGGACTTTGTGTTAATGGTAGGGTTGATGAGGCTTTGGAGATTCTGAGGGATGGAGTAGAGCATTTTGGTTTGGTGGCAAAGGGGAAGAGTTATGAGACTTTGATAAAGGGGTTGTGCGAGGATGGGAAGATGGAGGAAGCATTCAAGCTTCAGGCGGAGATGGTGGGTAAAGGGTTTCAACCGAATTTGGAGGTATATGGTGCTTTTATTTACGGGTATATTAAATCAGGGAATGAGGGTATGGCAGAAGTGTTGAGGAAGGAAATGTTGGAAATGCAGATGCAGGAGAGAGAGATTTAG
- the LOC122310540 gene encoding mitochondrial import receptor subunit TOM6 homolog, whose translation MFPGMFMRKPDKAEALKQLRSHVAMFGAWVALIRVTPYILHYLAGEKEELKLEL comes from the coding sequence ATGTTTCCTGGAATGTTTATGCGGAAGCCGGACAAGGCGGAGGCTCTGAAGCAGCTTCGGAGCCACGTGGCGATGTTCGGTGCTTGGGTTGCATTGATCCGAGTCACCCCCTATATTCTTCACTACCTCGCCGGTGAGAAAGAGGAACTCAAGCTCGAGCTCTAG